One region of Leptospira bandrabouensis genomic DNA includes:
- a CDS encoding glycosyltransferase, which produces MRVLYFSDTFLPKTDGVAVSIKNFSELLALRGHEFCICAPKYGDGDFDRMTDNIQVVRFRSGYLPSYPDIKVVLPSPGKIKRIIEDFKPDLIHIHTPGLLGLYAVNAAERFGIPTIGTYHTLMAEQEMYVSFYRLFKLDKLFFKANKFKKKLNIDELDKIVKFDNFNIRKKIILKICNDIYNRCDVVISPSHLIKEQLIEYGITRPITVVSNGMDLKRFQGTPKTYAAGDAPKFLHVGRISYEKNCDVILNAFKTIHEHYPKATLTIIGEGPAIPSLQRQAEHLGIQDAVNFKGFIPNAVLHEEYPKYDVFLTASTMETQGLVVLEAIACGLPAVGVDAFALPELIRHGENGYIAKSFDAKGIAQAALEIIRNPEEYAKFSKNSIQIASGHEMEKCVDAMEEVYSKVVEAMKGKVKKTNIFDLFFDFMQ; this is translated from the coding sequence TTGCGAGTCTTATATTTTTCCGATACTTTTTTGCCAAAAACCGACGGAGTCGCTGTTTCTATTAAAAATTTTTCTGAACTTTTGGCTTTGCGAGGCCACGAATTTTGTATTTGTGCACCCAAATATGGGGACGGGGACTTTGATCGGATGACGGACAATATCCAGGTGGTTCGATTTCGTTCTGGATACTTGCCAAGTTACCCCGATATTAAAGTGGTTTTGCCCTCACCTGGCAAAATCAAACGAATTATTGAAGATTTCAAACCTGACCTCATTCACATCCACACCCCGGGACTTTTGGGTCTTTATGCTGTGAATGCTGCTGAACGATTTGGTATTCCTACCATTGGTACCTATCATACTTTGATGGCTGAGCAGGAAATGTATGTATCCTTTTACCGGTTATTCAAACTCGATAAACTTTTTTTCAAAGCAAACAAGTTTAAGAAAAAACTAAATATCGATGAGTTAGATAAAATTGTAAAATTTGATAACTTTAATATTCGCAAAAAAATCATTCTAAAAATATGTAATGATATCTATAATAGATGCGATGTAGTGATTTCCCCGAGTCATCTCATCAAAGAACAACTCATAGAATATGGAATCACTCGTCCGATAACTGTGGTTTCTAATGGAATGGACTTAAAAAGATTTCAAGGGACTCCAAAAACATATGCGGCAGGGGATGCTCCCAAGTTTTTGCATGTAGGGAGAATCTCTTATGAGAAAAATTGTGATGTGATCCTTAATGCATTCAAAACTATCCATGAACATTATCCGAAAGCAACTTTGACAATCATTGGTGAAGGTCCCGCCATTCCATCTTTACAAAGACAAGCCGAACATTTAGGGATTCAAGATGCTGTAAACTTCAAAGGATTTATCCCCAATGCCGTGTTACATGAAGAATATCCAAAGTATGATGTATTTTTAACTGCATCGACTATGGAAACACAAGGTCTTGTTGTTTTAGAAGCCATTGCTTGTGGGTTACCTGCTGTCGGTGTGGATGCCTTTGCTTTACCAGAACTGATCCGTCATGGTGAAAATGGATACATTGCCAAATCTTTCGATGCCAAAGGGATCGCACAAGCCGCCCTTGAAATCATCCGTAATCCTGAAGAGTATGCTAAGTTCTCTAAAAATTCCATTCAGATTGCTTCAGGCCATGAAATGGAAAAATGTGTAGATGCAATGGAAGAAGTATATTCAAAAGTTGTAGAAGCAATGAAAGGAAAAGTTAAAAAAACTAATATCTTTGATTTGTTTTTTGATTTTATGCAATGA
- a CDS encoding glycosyltransferase family 9 protein, producing the protein MTNLLVLRFSAMGDVALMTPALIAIAAKYSNIQLTVVTRGNFAPFFYNIPNLNVLGMNLKKYKGILGLWRMYRDIAKLGPFGHVIDLHGSVRSRFIAFLFRSQGVPYSKIIKGRREKLAQTRRYNKKLNPLPHTVERYLNVFRKAGFDAPIRKGPWLNVDGESKVFARDFFKSIGIDKKEGQWFGFAPFAGHALKEWSFEKCKRLVEVLLDEFPDCNVFLFGGKDEAKELEILRNGHTRAHIVQGGNLGIRGELGIMDRLDVMIGMDSSNVHIAALLKKPVIGIYGTTHPLSGFGPFAQEDSGVLQVDLPCRPCSIYGNTKCWRGDHACMELIDPLDVVRRIRLIQNVNTLW; encoded by the coding sequence ATGACAAACCTCTTAGTATTAAGATTTTCTGCAATGGGTGATGTGGCATTAATGACACCAGCACTCATCGCCATTGCAGCTAAATATTCTAATATTCAACTTACAGTTGTTACCAGAGGAAACTTCGCCCCGTTTTTCTATAATATCCCTAATTTGAATGTCCTCGGGATGAATCTAAAAAAATACAAAGGAATTTTGGGTCTCTGGCGAATGTATCGTGATATCGCCAAACTAGGACCATTCGGGCATGTCATCGATTTACATGGATCGGTTCGTTCCAGGTTCATTGCTTTTCTATTTCGTAGCCAAGGTGTTCCCTACTCCAAAATCATCAAAGGTCGTCGGGAAAAATTAGCACAAACAAGACGTTATAATAAAAAATTAAACCCACTTCCACACACCGTCGAACGATATTTAAACGTATTTCGGAAAGCCGGATTTGATGCACCGATCCGCAAAGGTCCTTGGCTCAATGTAGATGGGGAATCGAAAGTATTTGCTCGAGATTTTTTTAAATCCATTGGGATTGATAAAAAAGAAGGTCAATGGTTTGGATTTGCACCTTTTGCGGGACATGCACTTAAAGAATGGAGTTTTGAGAAATGCAAACGCCTCGTCGAAGTTTTACTCGATGAATTTCCAGATTGTAATGTATTTCTGTTTGGCGGGAAGGATGAGGCTAAGGAATTAGAAATCCTTCGGAATGGTCATACAAGGGCTCATATCGTCCAAGGTGGAAATTTAGGAATTCGTGGGGAACTCGGGATTATGGATAGGTTGGATGTCATGATTGGAATGGATAGTTCCAACGTTCATATTGCTGCCCTTCTCAAAAAACCTGTGATAGGAATTTATGGGACCACACATCCTCTTTCTGGATTCGGTCCTTTTGCCCAAGAAGATTCAGGAGTGTTACAAGTGGACCTACCTTGTCGCCCTTGTTCGATTTACGGAAACACTAAATGTTGGCGTGGAGACCATGCTTGTATGGAACTGATTGACCCACTAGATGTTGTTAGACGGATCCGACTCATCCAAAACGTAAATACTCTTTGGTGA
- a CDS encoding DUF4254 domain-containing protein, with amino-acid sequence MKALEAIKAVSIFQQSVQDWHKKEAPHPNPYPEGSLESTLYQKNHIDTIQWHIEDEIRRPDIALEEVVALKRKIDKLNQDRTDMVEKLDDFVIDMFRSVTPKPDARLNSESPAWLLDRMSILELKIYHMEEQVSRKDASATKEHIAKCQAKLDVLLDQREDLKKCLDELFSDYSQGIKKVKVYRQMKMYNDQNLNPSLYKNQK; translated from the coding sequence ATGAAAGCCTTGGAAGCCATTAAAGCCGTCTCAATTTTCCAACAATCCGTTCAAGATTGGCATAAAAAAGAAGCCCCTCACCCCAATCCTTATCCAGAAGGAAGTTTAGAGTCCACACTCTACCAAAAAAACCACATTGATACCATCCAATGGCATATTGAAGATGAAATCAGAAGGCCCGACATTGCTTTAGAAGAGGTTGTGGCTCTCAAACGAAAGATAGACAAACTCAACCAAGACCGAACTGATATGGTGGAAAAACTGGATGACTTTGTGATTGATATGTTTCGGTCTGTCACTCCAAAACCTGATGCAAGATTAAATTCAGAATCACCAGCATGGTTACTCGACCGCATGAGTATCTTGGAACTCAAGATCTATCATATGGAAGAACAAGTTTCTAGAAAAGATGCCTCGGCCACAAAAGAACATATAGCAAAATGTCAAGCAAAACTAGATGTTCTCCTAGACCAAAGAGAAGACCTTAAAAAATGTTTGGATGAACTTTTTTCTGATTATTCACAAGGAATCAAAAAAGTAAAAGTATATCGTCAAATGAAGATGTACAATGACCAAAATTTAAATCCATCATTGTATAAGAATCAGAAATGA
- a CDS encoding NRDE family protein, whose translation MCLVVIAYKVHPDYPLVIVSNRDEFFERPTEPIHTWDCQPTILAGKDLKAGGTWLGANSLGKVAFLTNVRNFRKPPHPHPRSRGNLVLDFLKSPKDFSARQYQEEVLKTVSDYEGFNLFVFDGNHASYVGGDPLQSYNLEPGFHAVSNANWNTVWPKTAKLKTNVEQVFDSFPMNENWRTFVTLEFFRLLANADLVKEDSLLPDTGIGLERERYLSSIRIRVPGYGTRASTILFYGKDGVEMLERTFPDPLSNEYSERREVLAFSES comes from the coding sequence ATGTGCTTAGTTGTGATCGCCTATAAGGTCCATCCAGATTACCCGCTTGTCATTGTTTCCAATAGAGATGAATTTTTTGAAAGGCCGACAGAACCCATCCACACTTGGGATTGTCAACCTACCATCCTTGCAGGGAAAGATTTAAAAGCAGGGGGAACTTGGCTTGGTGCGAATTCCTTGGGAAAAGTTGCCTTTCTTACCAATGTTAGAAATTTTAGAAAACCTCCTCACCCCCATCCAAGATCAAGAGGAAACCTTGTTTTAGATTTTTTAAAATCACCTAAGGACTTTAGTGCTCGTCAATACCAAGAGGAAGTTCTGAAAACGGTATCTGACTATGAAGGATTTAATTTATTTGTTTTTGATGGGAACCATGCCAGTTACGTTGGAGGGGATCCATTACAATCCTATAACTTAGAACCAGGGTTTCATGCAGTCAGCAATGCCAATTGGAATACAGTTTGGCCAAAGACCGCAAAATTGAAAACAAACGTCGAACAGGTGTTTGATTCCTTCCCAATGAATGAGAATTGGCGTACTTTTGTTACCCTGGAATTTTTTAGACTTTTGGCAAATGCAGATCTTGTGAAAGAAGACTCTCTTCTGCCCGATACAGGAATTGGTTTGGAACGGGAAAGGTATTTATCATCCATTCGCATTCGTGTTCCTGGATACGGTACCCGAGCTTCTACAATTTTATTTTATGGAAAAGATGGTGTGGAAATGTTGGAAAGAACCTTCCCCGATCCGCTTTCTAATGAATATTCGGAACGGAGAGAGGTTTTAGCATTTAGCGAGAGTTAG
- the glyA gene encoding serine hydroxymethyltransferase, which yields MSYLEKQDPEVYAALKKEDERQEHSLEMIASENFVSRPVLEAYHSTLTNKYAEGYPGKRYYNGCENADKVEELAIERAKKMFGAEYANVQPHSGAQANMAVFLATLEPGDSFLGMNLAHGGHLTHGSAVNISGKYFKPIPYGVDEKTETINYDEVAKLAKEHKPKLIVVGASAYPRTIDFNKFREIADGIGAKIMADIAHISGLVVAGEHPSPIGVCDFVTTTTHKTLRGPRGGLILSSKENEKILNSRVFPGIQGGPLMHVIAAKAVAFGEALQPDFKTYIKQVVKNAKVLAETFQKRGFRVVSGGTDNHIVLLDVSVKGLTGNDAANGLDHVGVTVNKNAIPFDKNPPAVASGIRLGTPALTTRGLKEKEIEAVGNLICDYLDHFGDSTWESKVKAGVKEITSAFPMTNFRLEN from the coding sequence ATGAGTTATTTAGAAAAACAAGATCCTGAAGTTTACGCCGCATTAAAAAAAGAAGACGAACGCCAAGAACATTCCCTAGAGATGATTGCTAGTGAAAACTTTGTTTCACGTCCAGTGCTCGAAGCTTACCACTCCACTCTCACAAACAAATACGCAGAAGGGTATCCTGGAAAACGTTACTACAATGGCTGCGAAAATGCAGATAAGGTAGAGGAACTTGCCATCGAACGTGCGAAAAAAATGTTTGGTGCCGAATATGCAAACGTTCAACCACATAGCGGTGCACAGGCGAATATGGCTGTGTTTCTTGCGACTCTCGAACCAGGAGATAGTTTTCTTGGAATGAATTTGGCTCATGGTGGCCACCTAACACATGGTAGCGCGGTTAATATCAGTGGGAAGTATTTTAAACCAATTCCTTATGGAGTGGATGAAAAAACTGAAACCATCAACTACGATGAAGTGGCAAAACTTGCAAAAGAACACAAACCGAAATTGATTGTAGTGGGTGCCTCCGCTTATCCTAGAACTATTGATTTTAACAAGTTCCGTGAAATTGCGGATGGAATTGGTGCCAAAATTATGGCCGACATTGCTCATATTTCAGGTCTTGTTGTAGCCGGAGAACATCCAAGTCCCATCGGAGTTTGTGATTTTGTCACTACTACCACTCATAAAACTTTGCGTGGACCAAGAGGGGGACTCATCCTTTCCTCAAAAGAAAATGAAAAAATTCTTAACTCAAGAGTGTTTCCTGGAATCCAAGGGGGACCACTGATGCATGTAATCGCTGCTAAAGCAGTTGCCTTCGGAGAGGCGTTACAACCAGATTTCAAAACTTATATCAAACAAGTAGTAAAGAACGCAAAGGTCCTTGCAGAAACATTCCAAAAACGAGGTTTTCGTGTGGTTTCTGGTGGAACTGACAACCATATCGTTCTTCTCGATGTATCAGTTAAAGGTCTCACAGGAAATGATGCAGCAAATGGTTTAGACCACGTAGGAGTGACAGTTAATAAAAACGCGATTCCTTTTGATAAAAACCCGCCAGCTGTGGCATCTGGAATTCGACTCGGAACTCCTGCTCTTACCACTCGTGGTCTAAAAGAAAAAGAAATCGAGGCTGTAGGAAATTTAATCTGCGATTATTTAGATCATTTTGGTGATTCTACTTGGGAATCAAAAGTAAAAGCAGGTGTAAAAGAAATTACTTCTGCTTTCCCAATGACGAATTTCAGACTCGAAAACTAA
- a CDS encoding lipoate--protein ligase family protein, producing the protein MNSKVFYFPEIPPRSPYFNLAIEEAIALKLVSEGMTAGVRLWKNPDSIILGLSENPFRNIKEEVVTKYESVVKSEGFHKKPKPNFCYIARRASGGGTVFHSLSGNINYSLYFNLEERKDLFPVRDSYDILLGIVSKSLKRQNIVSFPKGKSDLVLEKNGILKKISGNAQFRKRSCIVQHGTLILEDHLIERVAEVLHHPPEEPDYRKERSHKEFLTSLPDFFSEKIWAKDLVKEVFSYLGEKEPEDFSKISFFGPDFSTFRKQVLRESESIRKKKYQNPEYTLHREIPT; encoded by the coding sequence GTGAATTCAAAAGTATTTTATTTTCCAGAAATCCCTCCCAGGTCACCTTACTTTAATTTGGCGATCGAAGAGGCCATTGCCCTAAAATTAGTTTCTGAAGGAATGACTGCTGGAGTTAGGCTTTGGAAAAATCCTGACTCCATCATTTTAGGTCTTTCGGAAAATCCATTTCGGAACATCAAAGAAGAAGTAGTAACAAAGTATGAATCCGTAGTAAAGTCCGAAGGTTTTCACAAAAAACCAAAACCTAATTTTTGTTATATTGCAAGGCGTGCCTCCGGCGGGGGAACTGTGTTTCATTCCCTTTCTGGAAACATCAATTATTCTCTCTATTTTAACTTGGAGGAGAGGAAGGATCTTTTTCCTGTCAGGGATTCGTATGATATCCTTCTTGGAATCGTGTCTAAATCCTTAAAAAGACAAAATATCGTATCTTTTCCAAAGGGAAAATCTGACCTAGTATTAGAAAAAAATGGAATCTTAAAAAAGATTTCAGGGAACGCACAATTTCGGAAACGAAGTTGTATTGTCCAACATGGGACTTTAATTTTAGAAGATCACTTAATTGAACGAGTGGCAGAAGTCCTACACCACCCCCCCGAAGAACCCGATTATCGCAAAGAGAGAAGTCATAAGGAATTTCTTACCTCTCTACCCGATTTTTTTTCGGAAAAGATTTGGGCAAAAGACCTCGTAAAAGAAGTTTTTTCTTATTTAGGAGAAAAAGAACCAGAGGATTTTTCAAAAATTTCCTTCTTTGGCCCTGACTTTTCTACTTTTCGGAAACAAGTGCTCCGAGAATCTGAATCTATTCGCAAGAAAAAATACCAAAATCCAGAATACACACTCCACAGAGAAATTCCCACATGA
- a CDS encoding rhomboid family intramembrane serine protease produces MASRYPGYELRFGPPMVPVVRTLMIINGILFLLQLATKLAFHSPLVELYFGLSPDLVFSGWVWQLLSYAFLHGSFLHILFNMLSLWMFGSELAEIWGERAFLKFYLFTAFLGGLFTVIAHFSGFSQGLVVGASASIYGLLVAYAMTWPNRELLVFLIFPMRAKYFVMIVMLMVLFAQGERVAHFAHLGGAIGGFFLMKVYSGWRKKTNSLPNWSLSRYLQKRRFMRYQEEMAKRENAKTKVDELLEKISKNGMESLSRSERKFLNEASQKYFNE; encoded by the coding sequence ATGGCTTCTCGTTACCCAGGATATGAACTCCGATTTGGACCACCAATGGTTCCCGTTGTACGCACTCTCATGATTATCAATGGAATTCTCTTTCTTTTGCAATTGGCAACGAAATTGGCTTTCCATTCCCCCTTGGTGGAACTGTATTTTGGACTGAGCCCAGACCTCGTTTTTAGCGGTTGGGTTTGGCAACTTCTCAGTTATGCCTTTCTCCACGGGAGTTTTTTACACATTCTTTTTAATATGCTGAGCCTTTGGATGTTTGGTTCAGAACTGGCAGAAATTTGGGGAGAACGTGCTTTTTTAAAGTTCTATCTATTCACCGCCTTCCTTGGCGGGCTCTTCACCGTTATCGCCCATTTCTCTGGATTTTCTCAAGGACTTGTGGTGGGTGCCAGTGCCAGCATTTACGGACTTCTCGTCGCCTACGCCATGACTTGGCCGAACCGAGAACTTCTTGTATTTCTCATTTTTCCGATGAGAGCCAAATACTTTGTGATGATTGTTATGCTTATGGTACTTTTTGCTCAAGGAGAAAGAGTGGCTCATTTTGCACATTTAGGCGGGGCCATTGGCGGTTTTTTCTTGATGAAGGTATATTCTGGTTGGAGAAAAAAAACAAATTCCCTTCCCAATTGGTCTCTCTCTAGGTATTTGCAAAAACGCAGATTTATGCGTTACCAAGAAGAAATGGCCAAAAGGGAAAATGCAAAAACCAAAGTGGATGAACTTCTTGAAAAAATTTCCAAAAACGGAATGGAGTCTCTTTCCCGTAGCGAAAGAAAGTTCTTAAACGAAGCTTCACAGAAATATTTCAACGAGTGA
- a CDS encoding MBL fold metallo-hydrolase has protein sequence MIVQLYGVRGSIASPLRNQDYRKKIIDILDLYKQTGAGISADEFWQDLPYHLKFVTGSDTTCVSVTDDEGEVYVLDMGTGLRNLGDELVSDYLSNKLKKTVSFFITHTHWDHIQGLPFFKPIYFPDFHLNFYSPYSDLESRLQRQQEPEFFPVPLDGTGSAKDFKLFFPGDVLEFGSGMKVECYPLKHPGGSFAYKFTNRAGKIFIFATDAEFTGADMDLIHECYPFFAEADLLILDTQYTLDESFSKFDWGHTAYTMSVNCATSWKVKNLVLTHHEPSYSDEKIYEIYNDAKLHKEQLGEKKLKIHLAREGLRFHL, from the coding sequence GTGATTGTGCAACTCTACGGAGTCCGCGGCTCTATAGCGAGTCCCCTCCGAAATCAAGACTACCGCAAAAAAATTATCGATATCCTGGACCTCTACAAACAAACAGGGGCTGGTATATCGGCGGATGAATTTTGGCAAGATCTTCCATACCACCTTAAATTTGTCACGGGATCTGACACCACTTGCGTTTCTGTCACAGACGATGAGGGGGAAGTCTATGTTTTGGACATGGGAACGGGGCTTCGGAATTTGGGAGATGAACTTGTCTCCGATTATCTCTCTAATAAGTTAAAAAAGACGGTTTCATTTTTCATCACACATACCCATTGGGATCATATCCAAGGCCTTCCTTTTTTCAAACCCATCTATTTCCCCGATTTCCACCTCAATTTTTATTCTCCTTATTCGGATTTGGAGTCCAGACTCCAAAGACAACAGGAACCTGAATTTTTTCCAGTGCCTCTGGATGGAACGGGATCTGCCAAAGACTTCAAATTATTTTTTCCTGGGGATGTTTTAGAATTTGGTTCGGGGATGAAGGTGGAATGTTATCCCTTAAAACATCCTGGTGGGTCTTTTGCTTATAAATTCACTAACCGTGCGGGGAAAATTTTTATTTTTGCTACCGACGCCGAGTTTACCGGTGCAGATATGGATTTAATCCATGAGTGTTATCCATTTTTTGCGGAAGCTGATTTACTCATCCTCGACACACAATACACGTTAGACGAATCATTTTCTAAGTTTGATTGGGGACATACTGCCTACACTATGTCTGTCAACTGTGCTACATCTTGGAAGGTAAAAAACTTAGTTTTAACCCACCATGAACCAAGTTATTCCGATGAAAAAATTTACGAAATTTATAATGATGCCAAACTCCACAAAGAACAGTTGGGCGAAAAAAAATTAAAAATTCATTTAGCTAGGGAAGGGTTACGCTTCCACCTATAA
- a CDS encoding penicillin-binding protein 1A, translated as MNKEKTLRITITTFFTIALFGGLFFGYILSEVNKGKELQKLASYQPTTPTKLYDSNGVLFAELYRHKQELLKYSDIPPHVIHAFLSVEDDNFFNHFGIDFLAIVRAAIKNVFAGRIVQGGSTLTQQLAKTILQQRKKTFGRKFLEALLTLQIEQEYTKEEILEIYFNLIYLGHGTTGLSSAANVYFQKDVRDLSIAEAAMLARLPKAPVTYSPFKNPKEAKQAHLVVLGLMAKNGFIPKDQVQKIHDDFWERYWPVVITQSPSRSTWGAKLNRAPYFTEWVRQILEKELGEEALYTGGLRVYTTLDVRKHEIAEEELRKGLIEQDKSAFGANFRYAGRADRGLVSLYNLFGSIFPVGVPYVTSLDDRQVFRLHLEKEMAPALELLTDFTPSENESAAVKEFQRSSLVFSSNLHVEGAIVTIDHQTGYIQTMVGGSRFSPKNQFNRAMQARRQTGSAFKPFVYAAAIQNRAVGSGTGIMDAPLTTITEEGEGYSPQDISGDFRGMVPLSRALSLSLNIVSVQVLMRTGTDAVIDFASKVTKANKARFPTGPALALGVAELTPYEMALGYSILANKGKDVIPFSVRYVLNQSGTVVYNKEKEVQETLAEEAKNGTIQIIPEATAYIIKQMLIGVAMGGTPTQALRAADKGNYKGESGGKTGSTSSYTNVWYAGFDPKFTSVVWMGFDKSSLSLGKGVTAAGVAAPIWGKMYSRWYNEGPYPVFYPNGKAEEIPADVVKGATCAFNGLSPGPNCPLTGNLFLKPITIAGRTLAVPGGRQCDGDRDHYRSMDLTDFLQRELEISDEELK; from the coding sequence ATGAACAAAGAAAAAACACTTCGAATCACAATCACTACTTTCTTTACCATAGCTCTTTTTGGCGGTTTGTTTTTTGGATACATTCTTTCTGAGGTAAACAAAGGAAAGGAGTTACAAAAGTTGGCATCATACCAACCAACCACTCCTACCAAACTTTACGATTCGAATGGGGTCTTGTTTGCAGAACTGTATCGTCACAAACAAGAACTACTAAAATACAGTGACATTCCTCCCCATGTGATTCATGCTTTTTTATCTGTAGAAGATGATAACTTTTTTAATCACTTTGGAATTGATTTTTTGGCCATCGTTCGCGCGGCAATTAAAAACGTATTTGCCGGACGAATTGTACAAGGTGGATCTACACTCACCCAACAGTTGGCAAAAACAATCTTACAACAAAGGAAAAAAACTTTTGGTCGTAAGTTTTTAGAAGCTCTCCTCACCTTACAAATTGAACAAGAATATACCAAAGAAGAAATTTTAGAAATCTATTTTAACTTAATTTATTTGGGGCATGGAACCACCGGTCTTTCCTCTGCTGCCAATGTGTATTTCCAAAAAGATGTCAGAGACTTAAGTATCGCGGAAGCGGCCATGCTTGCAAGACTTCCGAAAGCACCTGTAACTTATTCCCCGTTCAAAAACCCAAAAGAAGCAAAACAAGCCCACCTTGTGGTTTTAGGACTGATGGCAAAAAATGGATTTATCCCGAAAGACCAAGTCCAAAAAATCCACGATGATTTTTGGGAAAGATACTGGCCTGTGGTCATCACACAATCTCCTTCGCGTTCTACTTGGGGGGCAAAACTCAATAGAGCTCCTTACTTTACAGAGTGGGTGCGCCAAATCCTAGAAAAGGAACTTGGGGAAGAGGCGTTGTATACTGGGGGACTTCGCGTTTACACAACCCTTGATGTCCGAAAACATGAGATTGCTGAAGAAGAACTGAGAAAAGGACTGATTGAACAGGATAAATCCGCTTTTGGTGCAAACTTCCGTTATGCGGGAAGGGCCGACCGTGGCCTTGTTTCTTTATACAATCTGTTTGGTTCAATTTTCCCCGTGGGAGTTCCCTACGTTACTAGTTTGGATGATAGACAAGTATTTCGTCTTCATTTAGAAAAAGAAATGGCACCTGCTTTAGAACTTTTGACAGACTTTACACCGTCCGAAAACGAAAGTGCAGCAGTTAAAGAATTCCAAAGATCCTCACTTGTATTCTCTTCCAACTTACACGTAGAAGGTGCCATTGTCACAATTGACCACCAAACAGGTTATATCCAAACGATGGTAGGTGGTTCTAGGTTCTCACCAAAAAATCAGTTTAACCGAGCTATGCAAGCAAGACGCCAAACGGGTTCTGCTTTCAAACCGTTTGTTTATGCGGCAGCCATCCAAAATAGGGCAGTGGGTTCTGGGACAGGAATTATGGATGCCCCTCTCACCACAATCACCGAAGAAGGGGAAGGATATTCTCCGCAAGATATCTCTGGGGATTTTAGAGGAATGGTTCCACTTTCTCGTGCTTTATCATTATCATTAAATATTGTTTCTGTTCAGGTGCTGATGAGAACAGGAACCGATGCTGTCATTGATTTTGCCTCTAAAGTCACAAAGGCCAATAAAGCTAGGTTCCCTACAGGGCCTGCTTTGGCACTCGGTGTGGCTGAACTCACTCCTTATGAGATGGCTTTAGGGTATTCCATTTTAGCAAATAAAGGTAAAGATGTAATTCCATTTAGTGTTCGTTATGTGCTAAACCAAAGTGGTACTGTTGTTTATAATAAAGAAAAGGAAGTTCAGGAAACTCTTGCCGAAGAAGCCAAAAACGGTACGATCCAAATCATTCCGGAAGCCACAGCTTATATCATTAAACAAATGTTGATTGGTGTTGCTATGGGGGGAACTCCCACCCAAGCTCTTCGTGCCGCAGACAAAGGAAATTATAAGGGAGAGTCAGGTGGAAAAACTGGATCAACTTCTTCTTATACCAATGTTTGGTATGCAGGTTTCGATCCGAAATTTACTTCTGTTGTTTGGATGGGATTTGATAAATCCTCTCTTTCTCTTGGAAAAGGTGTGACGGCCGCTGGTGTGGCGGCACCGATTTGGGGGAAAATGTATTCACGTTGGTATAATGAGGGTCCCTATCCTGTTTTTTATCCGAATGGAAAAGCGGAAGAGATTCCGGCAGACGTGGTAAAGGGTGCCACTTGTGCGTTTAACGGTCTCAGTCCAGGACCTAACTGTCCATTGACGGGGAATTTATTTTTAAAACCGATTACCATTGCAGGTCGCACCTTAGCTGTCCCTGGTGGCCGTCAGTGTGATGGGGACAGGGACCACTACCGTTCCATGGATCTCACCGACTTTCTCCAAAGAGAACTCGAAATCTCGGATGAGGAATTAAAATAA
- a CDS encoding tetratricopeptide repeat protein: protein MKKTILTILVLALTASISAGESSFMNEDLDSLISQYDKETLTAISNELVKLASEEEGMGEFDLASGHYTRAIKIREAIGMNEHKSFASIQYLASLAHSKAGNFCEASSFAKKASEGFRQHGISKFEHKANLEQKEYARACAVVAFK from the coding sequence ATGAAAAAAACAATTCTAACCATTCTAGTTTTGGCACTTACGGCTTCGATCTCAGCTGGAGAGTCTTCCTTTATGAACGAAGACTTAGATTCCCTCATCAGCCAATACGACAAAGAAACTCTCACTGCGATTTCGAACGAACTCGTAAAATTAGCGAGTGAAGAAGAAGGGATGGGGGAGTTTGATTTAGCTTCTGGTCATTATACGCGCGCGATTAAAATCAGAGAAGCAATTGGAATGAATGAACACAAAAGTTTTGCTTCCATCCAATACTTGGCAAGTCTTGCTCATTCGAAAGCAGGGAATTTTTGTGAGGCATCCAGCTTTGCAAAAAAAGCAAGTGAAGGTTTTCGCCAACACGGAATTTCTAAATTTGAACATAAAGCAAACCTAGAACAAAAAGAATATGCTCGTGCCTGTGCGGTTGTGGCTTTTAAATAA